From a single Candidatus Polarisedimenticolia bacterium genomic region:
- a CDS encoding O-antigen ligase family protein produces MVLLHPSRRRQVLSLSAQLGLILLAAYAHLRSPIVTTGLVLLGLLSLAFIESPRVLALGFLACLPVLQTFGTQLSVYGEGSDLLLNVMGACNLLLLGAGSLALFWRRSEVEWRRLGPIIAFTGYLLLTIASSPEPQLSVRNWIAYAVPLYLALLISADRDPARLVTKGIVALAVCAGTSGLMGLWQVATWNLTYQFNGMPRIPGGHGYPNAFAMFLVLCIMASLLMTSRSRVAGRTALSMATLGPLFALLLFTFSRTGWIVLLACLITCWLMLGKKLASSLLLWSLFLGLLSSYLVPIVMNRFQPDSSYYQRFVLARIGWDLFKDAPLMGHGVGSFQVMSREFLGTVVERHGVPLGLVPHNDVIRFMVEGGLVGLALYFGVLARCASIGWHLFRSGDERNRLFGAFLVSATTGTFVFGLGGQGLAYAAPYLLAATGLGAGLMRHQKVV; encoded by the coding sequence TCGGCCTAATTCTCCTGGCCGCATACGCCCATCTTCGCTCGCCAATCGTCACCACTGGCCTGGTGTTGCTGGGCCTTCTGTCGCTCGCTTTCATCGAGTCTCCGAGAGTTCTCGCGCTGGGGTTCCTTGCGTGTTTACCCGTTCTTCAGACCTTCGGAACGCAACTGTCAGTTTATGGTGAGGGCAGCGACTTGTTGCTGAACGTGATGGGAGCCTGCAACCTTCTCCTGCTTGGCGCGGGAAGTCTCGCTCTCTTTTGGCGGAGATCCGAGGTGGAGTGGAGGCGTCTGGGTCCGATCATCGCGTTCACCGGATATCTTTTGCTGACCATCGCCTCCTCACCCGAGCCTCAGCTCAGCGTTCGGAACTGGATTGCCTACGCCGTTCCGCTGTACCTGGCACTGCTCATCTCCGCTGACAGGGACCCCGCTCGGCTGGTGACGAAGGGAATCGTGGCGCTGGCGGTGTGTGCTGGAACGTCCGGCTTGATGGGACTCTGGCAAGTGGCGACATGGAACCTGACGTATCAGTTCAACGGCATGCCCAGAATCCCCGGTGGTCACGGATACCCCAACGCTTTCGCCATGTTTCTCGTCCTGTGCATCATGGCTTCGCTACTGATGACGTCTCGATCGAGGGTGGCAGGTAGAACCGCGCTGTCCATGGCAACCCTTGGGCCGCTGTTCGCCCTCCTGCTGTTTACATTCTCACGCACGGGATGGATCGTATTGCTGGCTTGCTTGATAACCTGCTGGCTGATGCTGGGCAAGAAGCTCGCGAGCTCGCTCCTGCTTTGGTCTCTCTTTCTGGGCCTTCTCTCCAGCTATCTCGTCCCGATCGTAATGAATCGATTTCAGCCTGACAGCTCTTATTACCAGCGCTTTGTATTGGCTCGGATCGGCTGGGACCTGTTTAAGGATGCTCCACTGATGGGTCACGGGGTGGGTTCGTTCCAGGTCATGTCGCGCGAGTTCCTCGGAACTGTTGTGGAGCGTCATGGCGTGCCCTTGGGCCTCGTGCCGCACAATGATGTGATCCGCTTCATGGTGGAGGGGGGCCTCGTCGGGCTGGCTCTGTACTTCGGAGTTCTCGCTCGTTGCGCGAGCATCGGGTGGCACCTTTTTAGATCAGGTGACGAAAGGAATCGACTGTTCGGCGCGTTTCTCGTCAGTGCGACAACAGGGACATTCGTCTTTGGGCTAGGAGGTCAGGGCCTGGCGTATGCGGCTCCGTATCTTTTGGCCGCGACAGGCCTTGGTGCAGGGCTGATGCGGCACCAGAAGGTCGTCTGA
- a CDS encoding glycosyltransferase: MLAPYFPPSGRVGAKRALRLARRLAAIGWRMTILTLDLQSSARLSEFTDETLLEGTEALNIVRVKAWLPGVPPIGLHGPTSRTEEGAIVAARIRHLRGRVIREMCLPDPLIGWAPFVLPAALKLVQQQRPHAIFAMARPFSSLVIGWLLSLRSGCSLILDYRDPWTSQTDPRSRPPLFRRPLERFLERAIARRATHVFFASPTRAQHYQDSICPSSPSKVSWLPNAIDEPHAHLTSQSASGETPFILHAGNLYGGRTLIPVLNALQALEREALLEPRHLIVEVRGTLDRTTQAFLEVSPQARSYLRVEAPLSYTRIRPRMQMARALLIVVAPEHSADIPAKIYDYLATERPILCLAPDNSEAGRLIRHLGAGIVVDPSDARALREAILTIMGNTRGGILREDRLSDFTVASLANRVELVLEGLQMAQRADHVPD; this comes from the coding sequence ATGCTGGCTCCCTATTTTCCCCCATCCGGGAGAGTCGGGGCGAAGCGTGCGCTGCGCCTTGCGCGTCGCCTTGCAGCAATTGGTTGGAGAATGACCATCCTCACTTTGGATCTGCAATCCTCGGCACGGCTGAGCGAATTCACCGATGAAACCCTGTTGGAAGGGACAGAGGCATTGAACATCGTGCGTGTCAAAGCCTGGCTGCCGGGAGTACCACCAATAGGATTGCACGGCCCAACTTCACGTACCGAAGAGGGCGCAATCGTCGCGGCACGGATCCGTCACCTGCGGGGCAGAGTCATCAGGGAAATGTGCCTCCCCGATCCCTTGATCGGCTGGGCTCCCTTCGTTCTGCCCGCGGCTCTCAAACTCGTTCAGCAACAGCGGCCCCACGCTATCTTTGCCATGGCGAGGCCGTTTTCGTCATTGGTGATTGGCTGGCTTCTCTCCCTCCGGAGTGGCTGCAGTCTCATCCTTGACTATCGTGACCCTTGGACGAGCCAGACCGATCCTCGGTCTCGCCCGCCACTGTTCCGGCGACCTCTTGAGCGCTTCCTCGAGAGAGCCATCGCCCGCAGAGCCACGCACGTCTTTTTCGCCAGCCCGACACGGGCCCAGCATTACCAAGACTCGATTTGTCCTTCATCGCCGTCGAAAGTCTCCTGGCTTCCGAATGCAATCGATGAGCCTCATGCCCACCTGACATCCCAGTCGGCTTCCGGTGAGACTCCCTTCATTCTCCACGCGGGCAATCTTTATGGTGGCAGAACGCTCATTCCCGTGCTCAACGCACTCCAGGCCCTCGAACGAGAAGCTCTTCTCGAACCACGACATCTCATTGTGGAGGTCCGAGGGACTTTGGATCGCACCACGCAGGCATTTCTTGAGGTATCGCCCCAGGCAAGGTCCTATCTGCGTGTCGAGGCGCCTCTTTCCTATACCCGGATCCGACCTAGGATGCAGATGGCTCGCGCACTTCTGATAGTCGTGGCGCCAGAGCACTCCGCCGACATCCCAGCGAAGATCTACGATTATCTTGCGACCGAGCGCCCCATACTCTGCCTGGCTCCAGACAATTCTGAAGCGGGTCGGCTCATCCGGCACCTCGGAGCCGGAATCGTCGTCGACCCGTCCGATGCGCGGGCATTACGTGAGGCCATATTGACCATCATGGGGAACACGCGGGGGGGCATCCTTCGCGAGGACCGATTGTCAGACTTTACGGTCGCCTCCCTCGCAAATCGAGTCGAGCTTGTCCTTGAAGGCCTGCAGATGGCCCAGCGCGCAGACCATGTACCGGACTGA